DNA sequence from the Podospora pseudocomata strain CBS 415.72m chromosome 2 map unlocalized CBS415.72m_2.2, whole genome shotgun sequence genome:
CAAAGTATTAAATGAGTGAATGAGAACTTGCaaagtgtggtggtggtgttggtggtagtggtgtatGTTAGATGAGATGAGGTGTATGTATCGTCATGGCGCTGGTAGTTTGTATTTGTGATGTTGTTTTGTGAGTGTGTATGTATGGTGGTGTGGTAGGACTGGTTAGACAGGTATTTTGGGAGAGCGGCACGGGTTGAGGTATGGTCGTTGGGGAGAGAACCAACCAACACACCCAAGCCGGGAGAAAACACGGCAAAGGATGGAAGCTCACTCGGCTTCCATCCATCCCGTCTAACCCacgctccttctccccccaccaccaagatccAAATTTGGGCGGTTCAGATCCTTCCAAGATGTCCAATTTCATTCAACACACGGAATTATCGAGAAACAGCTTAGAAGAACCAGTAAAAGGTGGTGTAAGGAACGCTGTGCACACCGACACCAGCAACATCGCACTTTTGCCCCACGCCACCGGCTGTGATGACACGGTAAACCTGGGTGATCCCACTCGAGAGGCCCTTCCCGCTGTCTCCAAGCTGGAGCCAGGCCACGGCTCCAGTCTTGAGAGGGCCCTTGTCAGCGTTGGCAGGGGCATCCACATTATCCAACTTTGTCACACTGGCCTTGAGCCCGACCCGGTTGAGGTCGAACATCggggtgctgctgatgtCGAAGTAGTGATGGCCAAGATACTCAGCGATGGGAAAACCGAGCAGCTTcaggtcctcctccttggggaATGGCGCTGTGGCATGAGCACCATACTTGGTTCCCGCGAGCTTGTTGAGAGTCAGAGGCTTGAGGAGAAGCGCAGAGGGGATCCTATCCCAGAGTGCTTTGGCAATGCCGGTCTTTGGCGTTCCTGGGGCGTACTTTGTTACGTCGTAGAGAATAGCAACGGCACCATCGGCCTTAGGGGCAGAGGTGGTGTCGACGCATGTGTAATTTTGGATACCATGGCCGACAGCAAtcttcttgagggtgaagctcggtggtggtgaggggagTTC
Encoded proteins:
- a CDS encoding uncharacterized protein (EggNog:ENOG503P6JQ; COG:S) — protein: MVSVKSILLAAMATVAYAAPCQPAFVPTLPKTGGARELPSPPPSFTLKKIAVGHGIQNYTCVDTTSAPKADGAVAILYDVTKYAPGTPKTGIAKALWDRIPSALLLKPLTLNKLAGTKYGAHATAPFPKEEDLKLLGFPIAEYLGHHYFDISSTPMFDLNRVGLKASVTKLDNVDAPANADKGPLKTGAVAWLQLGDSGKGLSSGITQVYRVITAGGVGQKCDVAGVGVHSVPYTTFYWFF